In a genomic window of Echeneis naucrates chromosome 4, fEcheNa1.1, whole genome shotgun sequence:
- the espnla gene encoding espin-like protein gives MVLHRAIQAAQAGDLATLRELASSGHLSSAITDAHGASPVHHAARCGRLECLQYLVSELGLASAPRALNRATPAHDATATGHIQELQWLVERGGCNVEDRDAAGATALHLAARFGCVEVMKWLLSVGAVAEVETNCGAVPAHYAAAKGNLTCLKLLIQQAPGCLNHQTGIGATPLYLACQEGHLPIVEYLVKDCRADVHLRAHDGMTCLHAASHMGHQDVVVWLVSCTDIMLSSQDRYGATVLHFAASRGHHCILEQLLSMGSKVIKDYWGGTPLHDAAENGEIECCKILLANQANLSDEDIDGFTAAALAEYSGHYECASYLRAMEKNAVCAEKSIEVISPVEAEEKVKPSVLLQHSREDYYSCLTDICRDSHSCITTMDSLKQPESEESPQARYPPVYSSPSDSSKPAELQKTNVNRIEQIQIATSVIKGFNQHMAAVSKITNSPDKTMLPGGNLLAERKLLGDMKSIQSLKQSGLSGVFTGQANKMVVLPTEEANLSDIDYLVPTHDERGRPIAEWKRQVMVRQLQARLLDEEDQRRKENGNRYAKVSWRYSQAHNAILGPSGELLTEDDLIYLEKQIANVSMQRNCEGYELELARLAEELRHILPAPIVNITVNTQFRNFTSQVPLPVWCGRISGIVKSMSLLMTNLTDQPYCKMPNTDLIRVFSQTPDRQNSTRGRRERIEDEIHQFGVSVSTLKSNFETQRSPLLNELEQKAVTLSPSTQFGTTESGKQPKILNLAPETDQNSDSGIDYDENVADVQETTSLRKERIVVLFLGHWKKSAYTVTLKTKDAAERKMSGGSLGTSDKSGSDPRGSMESAQSKMMNSSLGHFFKQRSAVNKMLGNWRNMISSVPSRQIRRLHRQKALYSPEQFLPRLDGVPVEYDNLTLDLFMLGYFHILELELPVDERKMRHLLCFEVFDHVGSFAWELVRDFHKAVMQEIEDGNREWKDGFEDIKVKFFGNAVGQSESTAEVVKHSLPEVRQVPKVIVQTPTPDEGKLYSGTDISSFSNEEICKYIDRSFAFWKEKEAEIFDFE, from the exons ATGGTGCTTCATCGAGCCATCCAGGCGGCTCAGGCAGGGGATCTTGCAACCCTGAGGGAGCTAGCATCATCAGGTCACCTCTCCTCAGCCATCACTGATGCTCATGGTGCCAGCCCAGTGCACCACGCCGCCAGATGTGGGCGTCTGGAGTGCCTGCAGTACCTGGTCAGTGAGCTGGGTCTGGCAAGTGCCCCCAGGGCCTTGAACAGGGCCACACCAGCACATGATGCAACAGCAACTGGCCACATCCAGGAGCTGCAATGGCTGGTGGAGCGAGGAGGCTGCAACGTTGAG GATAGAGATGCTGCTGGTGCCACAGCTCTTCACCTTGCTGCTCGCTTTGGATGTGTGGAGGTGATGAAGTGGCTGCTTTCTGTTGGAGCTGTGGCAGAGGTGGAGACCAACTGTGGGGCAGTTCCTGCTCACTACGCTGCAGCCAAGGGCAACCTCACATGTTTAAAGCTGCTCATCCAGCAGGCGCCTGG GTGTTTGAACCACCAAACTGGTATCGGCGCCACCCCACTCTACCTGGCCTGCCAGGAGGGACACCTACCCATTGTGGAGTATCTGGTCAAGGACTGCAGGGCCGACGTCCACCTGAGAGCCCACGATGGCATGACCTGCCTGCATGCTGCTTCTCACATGGGTCACCAGGATGTGGTGGTGTGGCTG GTGAGCTGTACTGACATCATGCTTTCCAGCCAGGACAGATATGGAGCAACCGTGCTGCACTTTGCTGCCAGCAGGGGGCACCATTGCATCTTGGAGCAGCTGCTTAGCATGGGTTCAAAGGTCATTAAGGACTACTGGGGAGGGACCCCACTTCATGATGCTGCTGAGAATGGGGAGATAGAG TGCTGTAAGATCCTGTTAGCTAATCAAGCTAACCTTTCAGATGAGGATATTGATGGGTTCACAGCAGCGGCACTGGCAGAGTACAGCGGACACTATGAATGTGCCAGTTATCTCCGTGCCATGGAGAAAAAC GCAGTCTGTGCAGAAAAGTCCATTGAGGTAATCTCTCCAGTGGAGGCAGAAGAGAAGGTGAAGCCAAGTGTgttgctgcagcacagcagggagGACTACTACAGCTGCCTGACTGACATATGCAGGGACAGTCACAGCTGCATCACAACCATGGATAGTTTGAAG CAACCTGAGAGTGAGGAGTCCCCTCAGGCCAGATACCCTCCTGTATATTCGTCACCTTCAGATTCATCCAAACCAGCGGAGCTGCAGAAAACCAATGTTAACAGAATTGAGCAAATTCAAATAGCAACGTCTG TTATTAAAGGTTTCAATCAGCACATGGCAGCTGTGAGTAAGATAACCAACTCTCCTGACAAGACAATGCTGCCTGGTGGAAACCTTCTGGCTGAGAGAAAGCTTCTTGGGGACATGAAGTCCATTCAATCTTTGAAGCAATCGGGGTTATCAGGGGTCTTCACTGGACAAGCA AATAAGATGGTAGTTCTGCCCACTGAGGAGGCCAACCTGTCAGATATCGACTATTTGGTGCCCACCCATGATGAGAGAGGCCGACCCATTGCTGAGTGGAAGAGGCAAGTCATGGTGAGACAGCTGCAGGCGAGGCTGCTGGATGAGGAGGATCAGAGGAGGAAG gaaaatggaaacagataTGCCAAAGTCAGCTGGAGGTACTCCCAAGCCCATAATGCCATCCTGGGGCCTTCTGGTGAGCTGCTGACTGAGGATGACCTCATCTATCTGGAGAAGCAGATTGCCAACGTCTCCATGCAGAGGAACTGTGAAGGCTATGAGTTGGAGCTTGCTCGACTGGCTGAGGAGCTAAGGCACATCCTGCCGGCGCCCATAGTCAACATCACCGTCAACACACAGTTCAGAAACTTCACAAGTCAAGTTCCTCTACCTGTGTGGTGCGGCCGCATTTCAGGCATTGTGAAGAGCATGTCTCTGCTCATGACCAACCTGACAGACCAGCCCTACTGCAAGATGCCCAATACTGACCTGATCAGAGTTTTTTCTCAGAccccagacagacagaattCCACAAGAGGACGCAGGGAGAGGATAGAGGATGAAATCCATCAGTTTGGAGTGTCTGTGAGTACTCTGAAGTCTAATTTTGAGACGCAGAGATCACCTTTATTGAATGAGCTGGAGCAGAAGGCTGTCACATTAAGCCCTTCCACACAGTTTGGGACCACAGAGTCAGGCAAACAGCCTAAAATCCTAAACCTAGCCCCAGAAACAGACCAGAACAGCGACTCCGGCATTGACTATGATGAAAATGTGGCAGATGTTCAGGAGACCACCAGCCTTAGAAAGGAGCGCATAGTTGTGCTCTTCTTAGGTCACTGGAAGAAATCTGCTTACACCGTGACCCTAAAGACCAAGgatgcagcagagaggaagatgagTGGTGGTAGCCTGGGGACAAGTGACAAATCTGGATCAGATCCTAGAGGCAGCATGGAGAGTGCTCAGTCAAAGATGATGAACAGCTCTCTGGGCCATTTTTTCAAACAGAGGAGTGCTGTCAACAAGATGCTGGGAAACTGGAGGAACATGATCTCTAGTGTTCCATCCAGACAGATACGCAG GCTCCACAGGCAGAAAGCACTGTACTCCCCAGAGCAGTTCCTACCTCGTCTGGATGGTGTGCCAGTGGAGTATGACAACCTGACCCTGGATCTCTTCATGCTGGGTTACTTTCACatcctggagctggagctgcctGTGGATGAACGTAAAATGAGGCACCTGTTGTGTTTCGAGGTGTTCGACCACGTTGGGAGCTTTGCCTGGGAGCTGGTCCGGGACTTTCATAAGGCCGTCATGCAGGAGATTGAGGATGGAAACCGTGAGTGGAAGGATGGCTTTGAAGATATTAAAGTAAAGTTCTTTGGAAATGCTGTAGGTCAGTCTGAAAGTACTGCAGAAGTGGTGAAGCATAGTCTCCCAGAGGTTAGACAGGTCCCTAAAGTCATTGTACAGACACCTACACCAGATGAAGGGAAGCTCTACTCTGGCACAGATATTTCCAGTTTTAGCAATGAAGAGATTTGTAAATACATTGATCGtagttttgctttttggaaagagaaagaggcagagatcTTTGATTTTGAGTAG